A region of Cucumis melo cultivar AY chromosome 2, USDA_Cmelo_AY_1.0, whole genome shotgun sequence DNA encodes the following proteins:
- the LOC103492450 gene encoding cysteine proteinase inhibitor A-like, which produces MATVGGIKDVPSNENSIEMDELARFAVAEHNKKENSLLEFSKVVKVKQQVVAGTVYYITVEVTEGGQKKVYEAKIWVKHWENFKQLQEFKLVDASVGSSA; this is translated from the exons ATGGCGACTGTTGGAGGTATTAAGGATGTTCCTTCAAACGAGAACAGCATCGAGATGGATGAACTTGCTCGTTTTGCTGTTGCCGAACACAACAAGAAAGAG AATTCACTTCTGGAATTCAGCAAGGTTGTGAAGGTGAAGCAGCAGGTGGTCGCTGGCACAGTTTATTACATAACTGTTGAGGTAACTGAGGGAGGCCAGAAGAAGGTTTATGAAGCCAAGATCTGGGTCAAGCACTGGGAGAATTTTAAGCAGCTTCAAGAGTTCAAGCTTGTTGATGCCTCCGTGGGCTCCTCTGCTTAG
- the LOC103492452 gene encoding uncharacterized protein LOC103492452 isoform X1: MDFQVVVLAGGTSKNLVPLVSKELPKALLPVANRPVLSYVLELLELSNLKDIIVVAEGEDVALRIGSWISGAYEERLRVEVTSVPEDVGTAGALRAISRHLTANDILVVSGDLVSDVPPGAVAATHRRNGAVVTAMLCSVPVSGSSESGSASGKDKTKKAVVHNIVGLDPTKQFLLYIATGAEIEKDYKIQKSILRAVGQMDIRADLMDAYMYAFKRSALQEVLDQKDTFRSLRQDVLPYLVRSQLRSEVLLNGTPRTEENGIEKVGSHKIQVLLSQILSNSSATSFHDLYACGADGSIPVRKTHKCCVYIPPSSNYCARLFSIQSYSDINRDVIGEASHLSGYSFSAQNNIIHPSAQLGSKTTVGPHCMLGEGSQMGDKCSVKRSVIGRHCRIGSNVKIANSVVMDHVTIADGCSIQGSVICSNVQLQERAVIRDCQVGAGFVVTAACEYKGEALARKEK, translated from the exons ATGGATTTTCAGGTGGTAGTGTTAGCCGGCGGCACTTCGAAGAATCTTGTCCCTCTCGTTTCTAAG GAGCTTCCCAAAGCACTACTACCGGTGGCGAATCGTCCGGTCCTCTCGTACGTCTTGGAGCTTTTAGAACTCAGTAACCTTAAGGATATCATTGTT GTTGCTGAAGGTGAAGATGTGGCTCTTCGGATAGGGAGTTGGATATCAGGGGCTTACGAGGAACGTCTACGTGTAGAG GTTACTTCTGTTCCTGAGGATGTTGGAACTGCTGGTGCACTTCGGGCCATCTCTCGCCACTTAACAGCAAATGATATATTG GTTGTGAGTGGTGATCTTGTTTCTGATGTTCCTCCTGGTGCAGTTGCAGCTACACATAGACGGAATGGTGCTGTAGTTACCGCTATGCTCTGCTCTGTTCCAGTCAGTGGATCTTCAGAGTCTGGATCCGCTAGTGGAAAAGACAAGACCAAAAAAGCAGTAGTCCACAACATTGTTGGACTTGATCCTACCAAGCAATTTTTACTATACATAGCAACTG GTGCTGAAATTGAGAAAGACTATAAAATTCAGAAAAGCATACTCCGTGCAGTTGGTCAG ATGGATATCCGAGCTGATCTCATGGATGCATATATGTATGCGTTCAAAAG ATCTGCTTTGCAAGAGGTTCTTGATCAAAAAGATACTTTCCGTAGCCTTAGGCAAGATGTGTTGCCCTATCTTGTGCGGAGCCAGTTG AGGTCAGAAGTTTTATTGAATGGAACACCCCGAACAGAAGAAAATGGGATTGAGAAAGTTGGTTCCCATAAGATCCAAGTATTGCTGTCACAGATTCTTTCTAATTCGTCTGCTACAAGTTTCCATGATCTTTATGCGTGTGGTGCTGATGGATCTATTCCTGTTCGAAAAACACATAAATGTTGCGTTTATATTCCTCCTAGTAGCAACTATTGTGCTCGCTTATTTTCAATTCAATCATACAGCGACATAAATCGGGAT GTTATTGGAGAGGCAAGCCATCTCTCAGGTTACTCTTTCTCTGCTCAAAATAACATTATTCATCCTTCTGCACAACTCGGATCAAAAACCACC GTGGGACCCCATTGCATGTTGGGAGAAGGTTCACAGATGGGTGACAAATGTAGCGTGAAACGGTCAGTAATAGGCCGCCATTGCCGGATAGGATCCAATGTGAAG ATCGCTAATTCGGTCGTCATGGACCATGTTACCATTGCTGACGGTTGTTCAATTCAAGGCTCGGTTATCTGCAGCAATGTACAACTTCAGGAGCGCGCTGTTATTAGAGATTGTCAA GTAGGAGCAGGTTTTGTGGTGACTGCTGCTTGTGAGTACAAAGGAGAGGCCTTggctagaaaagaaaaatga
- the LOC103492452 gene encoding uncharacterized protein LOC103492452 isoform X2 — translation MVTSVPEDVGTAGALRAISRHLTANDILVVSGDLVSDVPPGAVAATHRRNGAVVTAMLCSVPVSGSSESGSASGKDKTKKAVVHNIVGLDPTKQFLLYIATGAEIEKDYKIQKSILRAVGQMDIRADLMDAYMYAFKRSALQEVLDQKDTFRSLRQDVLPYLVRSQLRSEVLLNGTPRTEENGIEKVGSHKIQVLLSQILSNSSATSFHDLYACGADGSIPVRKTHKCCVYIPPSSNYCARLFSIQSYSDINRDVIGEASHLSGYSFSAQNNIIHPSAQLGSKTTVGPHCMLGEGSQMGDKCSVKRSVIGRHCRIGSNVKIANSVVMDHVTIADGCSIQGSVICSNVQLQERAVIRDCQVGAGFVVTAACEYKGEALARKEK, via the exons ATG GTTACTTCTGTTCCTGAGGATGTTGGAACTGCTGGTGCACTTCGGGCCATCTCTCGCCACTTAACAGCAAATGATATATTG GTTGTGAGTGGTGATCTTGTTTCTGATGTTCCTCCTGGTGCAGTTGCAGCTACACATAGACGGAATGGTGCTGTAGTTACCGCTATGCTCTGCTCTGTTCCAGTCAGTGGATCTTCAGAGTCTGGATCCGCTAGTGGAAAAGACAAGACCAAAAAAGCAGTAGTCCACAACATTGTTGGACTTGATCCTACCAAGCAATTTTTACTATACATAGCAACTG GTGCTGAAATTGAGAAAGACTATAAAATTCAGAAAAGCATACTCCGTGCAGTTGGTCAG ATGGATATCCGAGCTGATCTCATGGATGCATATATGTATGCGTTCAAAAG ATCTGCTTTGCAAGAGGTTCTTGATCAAAAAGATACTTTCCGTAGCCTTAGGCAAGATGTGTTGCCCTATCTTGTGCGGAGCCAGTTG AGGTCAGAAGTTTTATTGAATGGAACACCCCGAACAGAAGAAAATGGGATTGAGAAAGTTGGTTCCCATAAGATCCAAGTATTGCTGTCACAGATTCTTTCTAATTCGTCTGCTACAAGTTTCCATGATCTTTATGCGTGTGGTGCTGATGGATCTATTCCTGTTCGAAAAACACATAAATGTTGCGTTTATATTCCTCCTAGTAGCAACTATTGTGCTCGCTTATTTTCAATTCAATCATACAGCGACATAAATCGGGAT GTTATTGGAGAGGCAAGCCATCTCTCAGGTTACTCTTTCTCTGCTCAAAATAACATTATTCATCCTTCTGCACAACTCGGATCAAAAACCACC GTGGGACCCCATTGCATGTTGGGAGAAGGTTCACAGATGGGTGACAAATGTAGCGTGAAACGGTCAGTAATAGGCCGCCATTGCCGGATAGGATCCAATGTGAAG ATCGCTAATTCGGTCGTCATGGACCATGTTACCATTGCTGACGGTTGTTCAATTCAAGGCTCGGTTATCTGCAGCAATGTACAACTTCAGGAGCGCGCTGTTATTAGAGATTGTCAA GTAGGAGCAGGTTTTGTGGTGACTGCTGCTTGTGAGTACAAAGGAGAGGCCTTggctagaaaagaaaaatga
- the LOC103492453 gene encoding protein GAMETE CELL DEFECTIVE 1, mitochondrial, protein MNTLNRIQLLSPTNNNQILQLFRRIKQPHFGSSFLHARSFTTRSSSSSSSSSGVGKFSNGNDEWNDTWESAWLPEDLSPKNKAPWESDVNFPSGNTAVVFPSEVDADTKAFVEDMNENWDERRKASQKQKQGVNQEEEGGDGGGGGGGSLYSLENIKKDYRLQKQRVHANLWMKEIEKQEEARLGDSVAGSGDDIERLMDSCSEIFESVNDDLNHSKVPSSKEFRNKPDGWETLSKGHDGNVWEMTQREEDILLQEFDRRIAYNKFQIASFIKSHIFSRRRPIDGWKYMIEEFGPNAKKGKGSVSRLPNLSDSSTQPFKEEKVVASPSLKPLRRS, encoded by the exons ATGAATACCCTTAATCGCATTCAACTTCTTTCTCCAACAAACAACAATCAAATTCTTCAACTGTTTCGCAGAATCAAACAACCCCATTTCGGTTCTTCCTTTCTCCATGCCAGATCCTTTACCACcagatcttcttcttcttcctcctcttcctCCGGAGTCGGCAAGTTTAGCAACGGCAACGATGAATGGAACGATACTTGGGAATCCGCTTGGCTTCCTGAAGACCTTTCACCAAAGAACAAAGCGCCATGGGAGAGTGATGTGAACTTCCCGTCTGGAAACACTGCGGTTGTGTTTCCGTCGGAAGTTGATGCAGACACCAAAGCGTTTGTTGAAGATATGAATGAGAATTGGGATGAAAGGCGAAAGGCTTCTCAAAAGCAGAAACAAGGAGTGAATCAGGAAGAGGAGGGAGGTgatggcggcggcggcggcggtgggTCGCTTTATAGCTTGGAGAACATAAAGAAAGATTACAGATTGCAGAAACAGAGGGTTCATGCTAATTTGTGGATGAAGGAGATTGAGAAGCAAGAGGAGGCTAGGTTGGGGGATTCCGTTGCCGGCAGTGGGGATGACATTGAAAGATTGATGGATAGCTGCTCTGA GATTTTTGAATCGGTCAATGATGATTTAAACCATTCAAAAGTTCCAAGTTCTAAGGAGTTCAGAAATAAACCTGATGGATGGGAAACATTATCCAAAGGTCATGATGGAAATGTATGGGAGATGACACAAAGAGAAGAAGACATTCTCCTGCAGGAGTTTGATCGTCGTATTGCATACAACAAATTTCAG ATTGCTAGTTTCATCAAGAGCCATATATTTAGTCGTCGGAGACCAATCGATGGATGGAAATACATGATAGAGGAATTTGGGCCAAATGCCAAGAAAGGAAAAGGCAGCGTTTCAAGGTTGCCTAATCTTTCTGATTCTTCAACCCAACCCTTCAAGGAGGAAAAAGTTGTAGCCTCCCCTTCTCTCAAACCCTTGAGGAGGAGTTAA